A single window of Usitatibacter rugosus DNA harbors:
- a CDS encoding choice-of-anchor U domain-containing protein: MMTTLAQRAFAALSLALVATLAVADPKLVSALPSESPLTDAEFTVRMQVTGAGGAATVGATVNFSVSTATNASATLLQSSAITDASGYATIQARANDWAGAYTVTGTSGAESANLRVVNRARRFISVQDAVYGVSSIQIDTESATCVVKSYQRLQPSSAPGPSEQIPLGRAPEKGYVAFRLVHCEKPNVKVTLNLGGDVPAGSEMWIFGRTIGKDDAHWKRASSEAFGGGQVTFSVNDVNDGDDDRLDNDEILVPTAGILVPAASAYPLVQDIWWAGAAENGWGMSIVQHGATLFIVIYAYDDQGRPTWFVMPGGSWNAARTTYTGSVYTPRSSAYWEYDATAFVVGNPVGTVTVTFGSGSSATVAYTINGRSGTKNITRQAFGNVATPTLNGLTDMWWGGTRQNGWGIAVIQQYAQLFMVWFSFESNGRATWFVMPAGSWTAFDEYEGPVYLTSSSPWVGVPYDPSRFMVNPVGSFKLKVVGASATFSFNVENHPGNYALTRLPF, from the coding sequence ATGATGACGACCCTCGCGCAACGGGCTTTCGCGGCCCTCTCCCTCGCCCTGGTGGCGACCCTCGCCGTGGCGGACCCGAAGCTGGTTTCCGCCCTTCCCAGCGAGAGCCCGCTCACGGACGCGGAGTTCACGGTCCGCATGCAGGTGACGGGCGCAGGCGGCGCGGCGACGGTGGGAGCTACCGTCAACTTCTCGGTCTCCACCGCCACCAACGCCAGCGCCACGCTGCTGCAGTCCTCGGCCATCACGGATGCCAGCGGATACGCGACGATCCAGGCCCGCGCCAACGACTGGGCCGGGGCCTACACGGTGACCGGCACCTCGGGCGCGGAGTCGGCGAACCTGCGCGTCGTGAACCGCGCGCGCCGGTTCATCTCGGTGCAGGACGCGGTCTACGGCGTCTCCAGCATCCAGATCGATACCGAGTCGGCGACCTGCGTGGTGAAGTCCTACCAGCGCCTCCAGCCTTCGAGCGCTCCGGGCCCGAGCGAACAGATTCCGCTGGGGCGCGCGCCCGAGAAGGGCTACGTCGCGTTCAGGCTGGTCCATTGCGAGAAGCCCAACGTGAAGGTCACGCTCAACCTCGGCGGCGACGTTCCCGCCGGCAGCGAGATGTGGATCTTCGGCCGCACCATCGGCAAGGATGACGCGCATTGGAAGCGCGCCTCGAGCGAGGCCTTCGGCGGCGGCCAGGTGACCTTCAGCGTGAACGACGTGAACGACGGCGACGACGACCGCCTCGACAACGACGAGATCCTCGTGCCCACGGCCGGCATCCTCGTGCCCGCGGCGAGCGCGTACCCGCTGGTGCAGGACATCTGGTGGGCCGGCGCGGCCGAGAACGGCTGGGGCATGAGCATCGTCCAGCACGGCGCCACGCTCTTCATCGTGATCTACGCGTATGACGACCAAGGCCGGCCCACGTGGTTCGTGATGCCGGGCGGTTCGTGGAACGCGGCGCGCACCACGTATACCGGCTCGGTCTACACGCCGCGCAGCTCGGCGTATTGGGAGTACGACGCCACGGCGTTCGTGGTGGGCAACCCGGTGGGTACCGTCACGGTGACGTTTGGCAGCGGCTCCAGCGCCACGGTCGCGTACACGATCAACGGGCGCTCGGGCACCAAGAACATCACGCGCCAGGCATTCGGCAACGTCGCCACGCCGACGCTGAATGGCCTGACCGACATGTGGTGGGGCGGCACGCGGCAGAACGGCTGGGGCATCGCCGTCATCCAGCAGTACGCGCAGCTCTTCATGGTGTGGTTCTCGTTCGAGAGCAACGGCCGCGCCACGTGGTTCGTCATGCCCGCGGGCTCGTGGACGGCGTTCGACGAATACGAAGGCCCCGTCTACCTCACGTCAAGCTCGCCGTGGGTCGGCGTGCCGTACGATCCGTCGCGGTTCATGGTGAACCCGGTGGGATCCTTCAAGCTGAAGGTGGTCGGTGCCAGCGCCACGTTCTCGTTCAACGTGGAAAACCACCCCGGCAACTATGCGCTCACGCGCCTGCCTTTCTGA
- a CDS encoding Ig-like domain-containing protein, protein MIPALAGAGGVAVTPVNVSVMGGESRSFTARFSNADGSPVAGAPVSWANDVCGTFPNSASTAVGTTDASGVSSIRFTAAPSADVTCWLTATVGETTVQFDVVTYRLDQVSIAVVSGVNFDPQGSMTFQVSVQLGAEPLPEVEITSRLLPGTAPAPVSFLPGAASTGQGGRASFVLQPPMRVTGEYNVEFAFRGITRQVKMQRGPEYATLSRTITAQSADGGTRTLTVSSVSSPGCGFGGGSAILDPAVTEFRPELAPAKGLVYTEGLLSIRTENCYGPVPTTFTLTTPRPVPSGSMFWMLSATKDKPLPHWHAVPVVVAGNTATFTLTDGVNDGDLVTDGAVTAFGGFAVAPPWYFELQDLWWGGLGENGWGVSIVQHQEKLFAVIFAYDGNGMPTWYVMSAGQWNAARTVFTGALYSPRGAPYTAYDASRLDIGPSVGTLTLTFTDATHATLDYVINGMAGRKQITRTIFGPSLANTRPVVGDMWWGGSQQNGWGIAIIQQFGTLFAAWFTYNEKGEPTWFVMPAGSWTATDTFEGRIYRTSSSRWLAMAYNTSSFRVADVGTFRVRFTTTDTAVFEWTIDGRSGTLPLARQQF, encoded by the coding sequence TTGATCCCCGCCCTCGCGGGGGCCGGCGGCGTCGCGGTCACGCCCGTGAACGTGAGCGTGATGGGCGGCGAATCGCGTTCCTTCACGGCGCGCTTCTCGAATGCGGATGGCTCGCCCGTCGCCGGGGCCCCGGTCTCGTGGGCCAACGATGTGTGCGGGACGTTCCCCAACTCCGCCTCCACCGCGGTGGGCACCACGGATGCGAGCGGCGTCTCCAGCATCCGCTTCACCGCTGCGCCGAGCGCGGACGTCACCTGCTGGCTCACCGCGACGGTCGGCGAAACGACGGTGCAGTTCGACGTCGTCACGTACCGGCTGGACCAGGTGTCGATCGCCGTCGTGTCGGGCGTCAACTTCGATCCGCAGGGGAGCATGACCTTCCAGGTCTCCGTGCAGCTCGGCGCCGAGCCCCTGCCGGAAGTGGAGATCACCTCGCGGCTGCTGCCGGGCACGGCGCCGGCGCCGGTGAGCTTCCTGCCGGGCGCGGCGAGCACGGGGCAGGGCGGGCGCGCGAGCTTCGTGCTGCAACCGCCGATGCGCGTCACCGGCGAATACAACGTGGAGTTCGCGTTCCGCGGCATCACCCGGCAAGTGAAGATGCAACGCGGGCCCGAGTACGCGACGCTCTCCAGGACGATCACCGCGCAGTCCGCCGATGGCGGCACGCGCACGCTCACCGTGTCGTCGGTGTCTTCACCCGGATGCGGCTTCGGCGGCGGCTCCGCGATCCTCGATCCCGCCGTGACCGAGTTCCGCCCCGAGCTCGCTCCGGCCAAGGGGCTCGTCTACACCGAAGGGCTGCTCAGCATCCGCACCGAGAACTGCTACGGGCCGGTGCCCACCACGTTCACGCTGACGACGCCGCGTCCCGTCCCCAGCGGCTCGATGTTCTGGATGCTGAGCGCCACGAAGGACAAGCCGCTGCCGCACTGGCACGCCGTGCCGGTCGTGGTTGCGGGCAACACGGCGACCTTCACGCTGACCGATGGCGTGAACGACGGCGATCTCGTCACGGACGGGGCGGTCACGGCGTTCGGCGGCTTCGCGGTCGCGCCGCCGTGGTACTTCGAGCTGCAGGATCTCTGGTGGGGCGGCCTGGGCGAGAACGGCTGGGGTGTCAGCATCGTCCAGCACCAGGAGAAGCTCTTCGCGGTGATCTTCGCGTACGACGGCAACGGCATGCCCACCTGGTATGTGATGTCCGCGGGGCAGTGGAATGCGGCGCGCACGGTGTTCACGGGGGCGCTCTATTCGCCTCGCGGTGCGCCTTACACGGCCTACGATGCGTCTCGTTTGGACATCGGACCTTCGGTCGGGACGCTCACGCTTACGTTCACGGATGCCACGCACGCGACGCTCGACTACGTGATCAACGGCATGGCGGGGCGGAAGCAGATCACGCGCACGATCTTCGGCCCGTCCCTGGCCAACACGCGGCCGGTGGTGGGCGACATGTGGTGGGGCGGCAGCCAGCAGAACGGCTGGGGCATCGCGATCATCCAGCAGTTCGGCACGCTCTTCGCCGCGTGGTTCACGTACAACGAGAAGGGCGAGCCCACGTGGTTCGTGATGCCGGCCGGCTCGTGGACGGCAACCGATACGTTCGAGGGGCGGATCTATCGCACGTCCAGCTCCCGCTGGCTCGCGATGGCGTACAACACGTCGTCGTTCCGCGTTGCCGACGTCGGCACCTTCCGCGTGCGCTTCACCACGACGGACACCGCCGTCTTCGAGTGGACCATCGACGGCCGCTCCGGCACATTGCCCCTCGCCCGCCAGCAGTTCTAA
- a CDS encoding aspartate carbamoyltransferase, with protein MPAQQALLRDAMQRLSMTRNAFAEKLGVSRRALDTWLLPETSSERRTMPDVVARLIGTMGLAANDASAPTELRDRLARSGRPHLLSVDVFDRDLAEEVLRVAERMEPIARRQKVTRVLEGAVLGNLFFEPSTRTRVSFGAAFCRLGGAVCDTTGFTFSSMAKGESIHDTSRVMSGYVDALVVRHPEQGSVAQFAAAATVPVINGGDGPGEHPTQALLDLYTIHRELARAGRKLDGAHVAMVGDLKHGRTVHSLIKLLSLYKGIRFSLVSPASLEMPPALVALARERGHKVAEYDSVPKGVRQPDILYATRIQKERMGGEGLEAYPASFRIDRAAVKAHCAKHTVLMHPLPRDSTAGANDLADDLDRDPRLAIFRQTDSGIPVRMAIFAILLGVENLVTKDLRDAVWRT; from the coding sequence ATGCCCGCCCAGCAAGCCCTCCTCCGCGACGCCATGCAGCGCCTCTCCATGACCCGCAATGCCTTCGCCGAGAAGCTGGGCGTCTCGCGCCGCGCGCTGGACACGTGGCTGCTGCCGGAGACCTCGAGCGAGCGGCGGACCATGCCGGACGTCGTGGCGCGCCTCATCGGGACGATGGGGCTCGCGGCCAACGATGCGTCGGCCCCCACGGAGCTTCGCGATCGCCTCGCCCGGTCGGGCAGGCCGCACCTGCTGTCGGTGGACGTCTTCGATCGCGATCTCGCCGAGGAGGTGTTGCGCGTGGCCGAGCGGATGGAGCCGATCGCGCGCCGGCAGAAGGTGACGCGGGTGCTGGAAGGCGCCGTGCTGGGCAACCTGTTCTTCGAGCCTTCCACGCGCACTCGGGTGAGCTTCGGCGCCGCATTCTGCCGCCTGGGCGGAGCAGTCTGCGACACGACGGGCTTCACGTTCTCGTCGATGGCCAAGGGCGAGTCGATCCACGACACCAGCCGCGTGATGAGCGGCTACGTGGACGCGCTGGTGGTGCGCCATCCGGAGCAGGGATCGGTCGCGCAGTTCGCGGCCGCGGCGACCGTGCCCGTGATCAACGGCGGTGACGGCCCCGGCGAGCATCCGACGCAGGCGCTGCTCGACCTCTATACGATCCATCGCGAGCTCGCGCGCGCCGGCCGCAAGCTGGACGGCGCGCACGTGGCGATGGTGGGCGACCTGAAGCACGGCCGCACGGTCCACTCGCTGATCAAGCTGCTCTCGCTCTACAAGGGGATCCGGTTCTCGCTCGTGTCGCCGGCCTCGCTGGAGATGCCGCCGGCCCTCGTGGCCCTCGCGCGCGAACGCGGGCACAAGGTCGCCGAGTACGACAGCGTGCCCAAGGGCGTGCGCCAGCCGGACATCCTCTATGCGACACGCATCCAGAAGGAACGCATGGGTGGTGAAGGCCTCGAGGCCTATCCCGCGAGCTTCCGCATCGATCGCGCGGCGGTGAAAGCGCATTGCGCGAAGCACACGGTGCTCATGCATCCCCTGCCCCGCGACTCCACGGCCGGCGCCAACGACCTCGCCGACGATCTCGACCGCGATCCGCGCCTCGCCATCTTCCGCCAGACCGACAGCGGCATCCCCGTTCGCATGGCCATCTTCGCCATCCTGCTCGGCGTCGAGAACCTCGTCACCAAAGACCTCCGCGACGCAGTGTGGAGAACGTGA
- a CDS encoding ABC transporter permease, with protein MDAFIALIRKDLVLYFSNKRALLITLAAPILIAAFFGSVMGGPPKKPTRVPVALVDLDGSAVSKAIVASMRADESFDLQEVSEPDAIARVREGKVRAAAVIPAGFGDAAPKAMFSTRTKKPEIVVHYDPSQAIALQLVKGLLAEHVMKSVSRAAFSFETGSKTLTDIRGQVKSAPDMNEAERRDLLGLFDSIERMQSHQKPATGAAASSKAGGDAPGFSMPFETKQMEVTGKVNAKYNGFAHSFAGMGVQFVLFMGIEIGVGILLMRRMGLWKRLRAAPVSRTLLLGSRIASGTLIAALLMAGIYAAAIAFFGVHIEGSVAGFVMITIAFAVLTSSFGLLIAALGKTPEATRGLAVLATLLLVMLGGAWVPAFVFPEWLQTVTLFTPTRWAVDGLEAMTWRGLGIEAAWAPVGAMLAFAAVFAAIAIKRFDWEE; from the coding sequence ATGGACGCCTTCATCGCCCTCATCCGCAAGGACCTCGTCCTCTATTTCTCCAACAAGCGCGCGCTGCTGATCACGCTCGCGGCACCCATCCTCATCGCTGCGTTCTTCGGCAGCGTGATGGGCGGCCCGCCGAAGAAGCCGACGCGCGTGCCGGTTGCTCTCGTCGATCTCGATGGCAGTGCCGTGTCGAAGGCGATCGTCGCCTCGATGCGCGCCGACGAATCGTTCGACCTGCAGGAAGTCTCCGAGCCCGACGCGATCGCCCGCGTGCGCGAAGGCAAGGTGCGCGCCGCGGCGGTGATCCCCGCCGGCTTCGGCGATGCGGCGCCCAAGGCGATGTTCTCCACGCGAACGAAGAAGCCGGAGATCGTCGTGCACTACGACCCGTCGCAGGCGATCGCGCTGCAGCTCGTGAAGGGGCTGCTCGCGGAGCACGTGATGAAAAGCGTTTCCCGCGCCGCATTCAGTTTCGAAACCGGGTCCAAGACGCTCACCGACATTCGCGGACAGGTGAAGTCCGCACCGGACATGAATGAAGCCGAGCGCCGCGACCTGCTCGGCCTCTTCGACAGCATCGAGCGCATGCAATCGCACCAGAAGCCCGCCACGGGTGCGGCGGCGTCCTCGAAGGCCGGTGGCGATGCGCCCGGGTTCTCGATGCCCTTCGAGACCAAGCAAATGGAAGTGACCGGCAAGGTGAACGCGAAGTACAACGGCTTCGCGCATTCCTTCGCGGGGATGGGCGTGCAGTTCGTGCTCTTCATGGGCATCGAGATCGGCGTGGGGATCCTCCTGATGCGCCGCATGGGATTGTGGAAGCGCCTGCGCGCGGCCCCGGTCTCGCGGACGCTGTTGCTCGGCAGCCGCATCGCATCGGGGACGCTGATCGCGGCACTGCTGATGGCCGGGATCTATGCCGCGGCGATCGCGTTCTTCGGTGTCCACATCGAGGGCAGCGTGGCGGGGTTCGTGATGATCACGATCGCTTTCGCCGTCCTCACCTCCTCGTTCGGACTCCTGATCGCCGCCCTCGGCAAGACTCCCGAGGCCACGCGCGGCCTCGCAGTGCTGGCGACGCTGCTGCTGGTGATGCTCGGCGGTGCCTGGGTGCCCGCCTTCGTCTTCCCCGAATGGCTGCAGACCGTGACCCTCTTCACGCCCACCCGCTGGGCCGTGGACGGCCTCGAGGCGATGACCTGGCGTGGCCTCGGCATCGAAGCCGCCTGGGCGCCCGTGGGAGCGATGCTCGCCTTTGCCGCCGTCTTCGCCGCCATCGCCATCAAGCGCTTCGACTGGGAAGAATAA
- a CDS encoding ABC transporter ATP-binding protein, protein MLEAKDLWKSYGTKPAVSGVSLTVNAGEIVGLLGPNGAGKSTTVAMLCGLTPPDKGTVTVGGVPVGDDASPTKRRIGLVPQDISLYEDLSAIANLELFGALYGVKGETLRQRAADALALVGLSDRARAKPATFSGGMKRRLNIACALVHDPDVLLLDEPTAGVDPQSRNAIFDNLEALRARGKALLYTTHYMEEAERLCDRIVIVDHGKVVASDRKEALLDLLPAGKRTKTVVREASLEDVFLHLTGRELRD, encoded by the coding sequence ATGCTGGAAGCCAAAGACCTCTGGAAGTCGTACGGGACGAAGCCCGCGGTATCGGGGGTTTCGCTGACCGTGAACGCCGGCGAGATCGTCGGGCTGCTGGGGCCGAACGGCGCCGGCAAATCGACCACGGTCGCGATGCTCTGCGGCCTCACCCCGCCCGACAAGGGGACGGTAACGGTGGGCGGCGTACCGGTCGGGGACGATGCCAGCCCCACCAAGCGCCGCATCGGTCTCGTGCCGCAGGACATCTCGCTTTACGAAGACCTGTCCGCCATCGCCAACCTCGAGCTCTTTGGCGCCCTCTACGGCGTGAAGGGTGAGACGCTCAGGCAGCGCGCCGCCGACGCCCTCGCGCTCGTGGGCCTGTCCGATCGCGCCAGGGCCAAGCCCGCGACCTTCAGCGGCGGGATGAAGCGGCGGCTCAACATCGCCTGCGCGCTGGTGCACGATCCCGACGTACTGCTCCTCGACGAGCCGACCGCCGGCGTCGATCCCCAGAGCCGCAACGCGATCTTCGACAACCTCGAGGCGCTGCGCGCGCGCGGCAAGGCGCTGCTCTACACGACGCACTACATGGAAGAGGCCGAGCGCCTCTGCGACCGCATCGTGATCGTGGACCACGGCAAGGTCGTGGCTTCGGATCGAAAGGAGGCGCTGCTCGACCTCCTGCCGGCCGGGAAGCGCACGAAGACCGTGGTGCGCGAGGCTTCCCTCGAAGACGTTTTCCTCCACCTCACCGGCCGCGAGCTTCGGGACTGA
- a CDS encoding sulfurtransferase has translation MSFRALLLALALAAPGAGLAAGRESIVDTYFVLKAAYAGAIVWDVRRAEEYDRGHIPGAVNIDHVARALLDDKTQQFLPLKDIEKRLGNAGIDPRKTIIVYGSRGSSYAHFALYALEYFGAKDVRVLNDGYEGWVAARRHTTNRATARAPVRLKLTPNPKVIATTEEVVARIGKPTVQFVDVRRPSEWSGEESETLQGGHLPGAVLIPYNEAYADPATPEKLMKGETSDTAGMALKPDADLAKIYESLDPAKETIVYCHTGIRAAVTYDVLARLGFRNVRVYHASWYEYGNLPDARVEK, from the coding sequence ATGAGTTTCCGGGCCCTCCTGCTGGCCCTGGCGCTGGCGGCGCCGGGAGCCGGACTCGCCGCCGGGCGCGAGTCGATCGTCGACACTTATTTCGTCCTCAAGGCCGCCTATGCGGGCGCCATCGTGTGGGACGTGCGGCGGGCCGAGGAGTACGACCGCGGCCACATCCCCGGCGCGGTCAACATCGACCACGTCGCGCGCGCCCTCCTCGACGACAAGACCCAGCAGTTCCTGCCGCTGAAGGACATCGAGAAGCGCCTGGGCAACGCCGGCATCGATCCGCGCAAGACCATCATCGTCTACGGCTCCCGGGGCAGCTCCTACGCGCACTTCGCCCTCTACGCCCTCGAATACTTCGGCGCGAAGGACGTGCGCGTGCTGAACGACGGCTACGAAGGCTGGGTCGCCGCGCGCCGCCACACGACCAACCGCGCCACCGCGCGCGCTCCGGTGCGCCTGAAGCTCACGCCCAACCCGAAGGTGATCGCGACCACCGAGGAGGTCGTCGCGCGGATCGGCAAGCCCACGGTGCAGTTCGTCGATGTGCGCCGTCCCTCGGAATGGAGCGGCGAGGAATCGGAGACGCTGCAGGGCGGCCACCTGCCCGGAGCGGTGCTGATCCCGTACAACGAGGCGTACGCCGATCCTGCAACGCCCGAGAAGCTGATGAAGGGCGAGACTTCCGACACCGCCGGTATGGCCCTCAAGCCCGACGCGGACCTCGCGAAGATCTACGAGAGCCTCGACCCCGCGAAGGAAACGATCGTCTACTGCCACACGGGCATTCGCGCCGCCGTCACCTACGACGTGCTCGCGCGCCTCGGATTCAGGAACGTGCGCGTCTACCACGCGTCCTGGTACGAGTACGGCAACCTCCCCGACGCGCGCGTCGAGAAGTAG
- a CDS encoding sensor histidine kinase — MRSLRRTLLAWLLPPMVVVLALAAAGSYQLLHEHQTASFDEDLADVATATVIHVGLQDGTPALLAPTQSETILRSDAETRMYFALFGSDGRLIAGDPALRVPPAHVNPGPHFWYANVAGKTVRATSRQVSVGGGPVTLAVAETMSKRERAQLEALLSVIAPTMLLCVLAAVMVLYGVKRGLAPLEHLREEIQARSYQDLSPISDADVAEELKPVLRELNNMLGRLGEAQRTQVRFVANAAHQLRTPIAGLLAQLDLVRAGTEVERAAHLGQARSSAERLARLAQQLLSLASADPASNPEVEQRACDLSDIVRDRADSWLRATTQRGVEVEFDLDVAPIRGNPMLLGELATNLVDNASRYGARNVRIATRHWGRSSLLEVTDDGPGIPEAERGRIFERFYRLDNESTEGSGLGLAIVREIAQRHGASVELSERPGESGTRVGVMFPALAP; from the coding sequence ATGCGTAGCCTTCGAAGGACGCTTCTCGCCTGGCTGTTGCCTCCGATGGTGGTGGTGCTCGCGCTGGCCGCGGCGGGCTCCTACCAGTTGCTCCATGAACACCAGACCGCATCCTTCGACGAAGACCTCGCCGACGTCGCCACGGCGACGGTGATCCACGTGGGGCTGCAGGACGGCACGCCCGCCCTGCTCGCCCCGACGCAAAGCGAAACCATCCTCCGCTCCGACGCCGAGACGCGCATGTACTTCGCGCTCTTCGGCAGCGACGGCCGCCTGATCGCCGGGGACCCGGCGCTGCGCGTGCCGCCGGCCCACGTGAATCCCGGCCCGCACTTCTGGTACGCGAACGTCGCCGGCAAGACGGTGCGCGCCACGTCGCGCCAGGTGTCGGTGGGGGGCGGGCCGGTCACGCTCGCCGTCGCCGAGACGATGAGCAAGCGCGAGCGTGCGCAGCTCGAAGCTCTGCTCTCGGTCATCGCACCGACCATGCTTCTGTGCGTGCTCGCGGCCGTCATGGTGCTCTACGGGGTGAAGCGAGGCCTGGCACCGCTCGAGCATTTGCGCGAGGAGATCCAGGCGCGCTCCTACCAGGACCTCTCGCCGATCAGCGATGCCGACGTGGCCGAGGAGCTGAAGCCGGTGCTGCGCGAGCTGAACAACATGCTGGGACGGCTGGGCGAGGCGCAACGCACGCAGGTGCGCTTCGTCGCGAACGCGGCGCACCAGCTTCGCACGCCGATCGCAGGGCTGCTCGCGCAGCTCGATCTCGTGCGCGCGGGAACCGAGGTTGAACGCGCCGCGCATCTGGGCCAGGCACGTTCGAGTGCGGAACGCCTCGCACGCCTCGCGCAGCAGCTGCTCTCGCTCGCCTCCGCCGATCCCGCGTCGAATCCCGAGGTGGAGCAGCGCGCCTGCGACCTCTCCGACATCGTGCGAGACCGCGCGGATTCCTGGCTGCGGGCTACGACGCAGCGGGGTGTCGAGGTGGAGTTCGATCTCGACGTCGCCCCGATCCGCGGCAATCCGATGCTGCTGGGCGAGCTCGCGACCAACCTCGTCGACAACGCGTCGCGCTACGGTGCGCGTAACGTCCGCATCGCCACGCGCCACTGGGGGCGCTCGTCCCTGCTGGAAGTGACCGACGACGGGCCGGGCATTCCCGAAGCCGAGCGCGGGCGCATCTTCGAGCGCTTCTATCGCCTCGACAACGAATCGACCGAAGGCAGCGGCCTCGGGCTCGCGATCGTGCGCGAGATCGCGCAGCGCCACGGCGCCTCGGTGGAGCTCTCCGAGCGGCCCGGCGAATCGGGCACGCGCGTCGGCGTGATGTTCCCCGCTCTCGCGCCCTGA
- a CDS encoding response regulator, giving the protein MHVLIVEDDPILAGGITEKLRREGYVADSVTSAEQADTALRVSQIDLVILDIGLPGVDGFSWLRKMRANGGQQSVLVLTARNDVSDRVQGLTLGADDYLPKPYATEELLARVYALARRGRALKSRIIEHGPLTIDLDRKRAMLSGKPLDLPQREHAILEYLFSNVEAIVGKDKIAGAVASWNEEISANAIEVHMSRLRSKLEDSGIKIRTIRGLGYLVEAWKDA; this is encoded by the coding sequence ATGCATGTACTCATCGTAGAAGACGATCCCATCCTCGCCGGCGGCATCACCGAGAAGCTTCGCCGCGAAGGCTATGTCGCCGATTCCGTGACGTCCGCGGAGCAAGCCGATACGGCCCTGCGCGTCTCGCAGATCGACCTCGTGATCCTCGACATCGGCCTGCCCGGCGTCGACGGCTTCTCGTGGCTGCGCAAGATGCGCGCGAACGGCGGCCAGCAATCGGTGCTCGTGCTCACCGCGCGCAACGATGTGTCGGACCGCGTGCAGGGCCTCACGCTCGGGGCCGACGACTACCTGCCGAAGCCGTACGCCACGGAAGAGCTGCTCGCGCGCGTGTACGCGCTCGCTCGCCGCGGCCGTGCGCTCAAGTCGCGCATCATCGAGCACGGCCCGCTCACCATCGATCTCGACCGCAAGCGCGCCATGCTCTCGGGCAAGCCGCTCGACCTCCCGCAGCGCGAGCACGCGATCCTCGAGTACCTGTTCTCGAACGTCGAGGCCATCGTGGGCAAGGACAAGATCGCCGGCGCCGTCGCCTCGTGGAACGAGGAGATCTCGGCCAACGCGATCGAGGTGCACATGTCGCGCCTGCGCTCGAAGCTCGAGGACTCGGGCATCAAGATCCGCACGATCCGCGGCCTGGGCTACCTGGTCGAAGCCTGGAAGGATGCGTAG
- a CDS encoding trypsin-like peptidase domain-containing protein: protein MTRTHYDVLGVERDASSVEIAAAFRERVDEFKNRTYAGTDSLDDVREAYRVLSNNTVRAGYDETLPARRRSVKKESGVPGWVKWALPVVIVAAGLAWMKWSKPREPVMTVKSVSRVASDYDPTRPAPVTIAPPVPGNAFESTASTTNLPAVMGTAESVFASASQSVARVLVRDAGGQPVSQGSGVVIGPGVVITNCHVTRNGSEISVKVGNEEYRASVSAEDNEHDLCKLSVSGLSAPAVQLGSVANLKPGQRVFAIGAPQGLELTISEGIVSALRDFPDGKVIQTSAPISPGSSGGGLFDTQGRLVGIVTFQHKFGQNLNFAVPADWINKV from the coding sequence ATGACGCGCACCCACTACGACGTGCTCGGTGTCGAGCGCGATGCTTCCTCGGTGGAGATCGCCGCCGCCTTCCGCGAGCGCGTCGACGAATTCAAGAACCGCACGTACGCGGGCACGGATAGCCTGGACGACGTGCGCGAGGCCTACCGCGTGCTCTCGAACAACACCGTGCGCGCGGGCTACGACGAAACGCTGCCGGCCCGCCGCAGGTCGGTGAAGAAGGAAAGCGGTGTCCCGGGCTGGGTGAAGTGGGCGCTGCCCGTCGTCATCGTGGCGGCCGGCCTCGCGTGGATGAAGTGGAGCAAGCCCCGCGAGCCTGTCATGACGGTGAAGTCCGTGTCGCGCGTGGCGAGCGACTACGATCCCACCCGCCCCGCGCCCGTCACCATCGCGCCGCCCGTGCCGGGCAACGCCTTCGAATCCACCGCCTCCACGACCAACCTGCCGGCCGTCATGGGCACCGCGGAGAGCGTCTTCGCGAGCGCCTCGCAAAGCGTCGCGCGCGTGCTGGTGCGCGACGCGGGTGGGCAACCCGTGAGCCAGGGCAGCGGCGTCGTGATCGGCCCCGGCGTGGTCATCACCAACTGCCACGTCACGCGCAACGGCAGCGAGATCAGCGTGAAAGTGGGCAACGAGGAATACCGTGCGTCGGTCTCGGCGGAAGACAACGAGCACGACCTCTGCAAGCTCTCGGTCTCGGGCCTCAGCGCGCCTGCCGTCCAGCTCGGCAGTGTTGCGAACCTGAAGCCGGGGCAACGCGTGTTCGCGATCGGCGCTCCGCAAGGCCTCGAGCTCACGATCAGCGAAGGCATCGTCTCCGCGCTGCGCGACTTCCCCGACGGCAAGGTGATCCAGACCTCCGCGCCCATCTCGCCCGGCTCTTCCGGCGGCGGGCTCTTCGATACGCAGGGCCGCCTCGTCGGCATCGTCACGTTCCAGCACAAGTTCGGGCAGAACCTCAACTTCGCGGTGCCGGCCGACTGGATCAACAAGGTGTGA